A stretch of the Nothobranchius furzeri strain GRZ-AD chromosome 5, NfurGRZ-RIMD1, whole genome shotgun sequence genome encodes the following:
- the nrsn1 gene encoding neurensin-1 encodes MTSCAEFCGSEYGEQAHAGGNYQQYGVRSYLHKFYEECTGSIWERDEDFQIQRSPSRWSSLLWKVCLAFGTLMLLAGLVVVLVGYATPARIEAFGEDDLLFVDSHAVSFNHALDVCKLTGAVLFCVGGTYMAVGLLLSAFAKNYSKKELYLQQRFKQRLADHTTVGSPVMRAPAPGEGKVPVTFSKLQNIQPASTKPGT; translated from the exons ATGACTTCATGTGCAGAGTTCTGTGGGTCAGAATATGGTGAGCAAGCTCATGCAGGTGGAAACTACCAGCAGTACGGAGTTCGCTCCTACCTACACAAG TTTTATGAAGAATGCACCGGTTCCATCTGGGAACGAGATGAAGATTTTCAGATTCAGAGATCGCCTAGCAGGTGGAGCTCTTTACTCTGGAAG GTCTGTCTCGCGTTTGGAACCCTGATGTTGTTGGCTGGCCTTGTTGTTGTTTTGGTGGGCTATGCAACGCCAGCTAGGATTGAAGCGTTTGGTGAAGACGATCTTCTGTTTGTTGACAG CCACGCCGTCAGTTTCAACCACGCTCTGGATGTTTGCAAGCTGACTGGTGCCGTGCTGTTCTGTGTGGGAGGCACCTACATGGCCGTCGGCCTCCTGCTGTCTGCTTTTGCCAAAAATTACTCCAAGAAGGAACTTTATCTCCAACAAAGGTTTAAGCAACGACTAGCAGATCACACAACAGTCG GTTCACCTGTAATGAGAGCACCGGCCCCCGGGGAGGGGAAGGTGCCCGTTACATTTTCTAAACTCCAGAACATTCAGCCTGCATCTACAAAGCCGGGGACCTGA